One stretch of Dokdonia sp. Hel_I_53 DNA includes these proteins:
- a CDS encoding asparagine synthetase B, whose protein sequence is MKKLVLLSFLVLNFAFAKASYLLIPMDVESQKEHLKAYGITYWALNKNQKVKWLLNYRGGSFLLSDTEDARRECTIRGVSYEVLSNSKTEEILVDIASPSQNIEAVVLEKAPKIAVYTPDSKVPWDDAVTMVLTYAEIPYTTIYDEEVLKDQLILYDWLHLHHEDFTGQYGKFYGAYRTAPWYIEEKKNAEMRAQKLGYSKVSIEKRDVALKIRDYVVGGGFMFAMCSATDSFDIALAAEEVDICEPMFDGDPSDAGYQNKIDYRKTFAFKDFTLERSPTRYEFSSIDMTNKRHIPFSTDYFTLKDYSAKWDPIPTMLVQNHTALVKGFMGQTTSYDAKTVKSNVLVMGENLTNGEARYIHGIKGKGFFTFYGGHDPEDYRHRVGDPKTELELHPNSPGYRLILNNVLFPAARKKKQKT, encoded by the coding sequence ATGAAGAAACTAGTATTACTTTCCTTTTTAGTGCTGAACTTCGCTTTCGCGAAAGCGTCATACCTCCTTATTCCGATGGATGTAGAATCTCAGAAGGAGCATTTAAAAGCATATGGGATTACCTACTGGGCATTAAATAAAAATCAAAAAGTAAAATGGCTTCTCAATTATAGAGGTGGCTCTTTTTTACTATCAGATACAGAAGATGCTCGTCGTGAATGCACCATACGCGGAGTTTCTTACGAAGTACTTTCTAATAGTAAAACTGAAGAAATCCTAGTAGATATTGCAAGCCCTTCCCAAAATATTGAAGCTGTTGTACTAGAAAAAGCACCAAAAATTGCAGTATATACACCTGACAGTAAAGTGCCATGGGATGATGCTGTAACAATGGTACTTACCTATGCAGAGATTCCTTATACTACTATTTATGATGAAGAAGTCCTAAAAGATCAGCTTATTCTATACGATTGGCTGCATCTTCATCATGAAGATTTTACAGGTCAATACGGAAAGTTTTATGGAGCCTATCGTACAGCTCCTTGGTATATTGAAGAAAAAAAGAACGCAGAAATGCGCGCCCAAAAATTAGGATACAGCAAAGTTTCAATTGAAAAGCGAGATGTAGCCCTAAAAATACGAGATTATGTAGTAGGAGGCGGTTTTATGTTTGCGATGTGTAGCGCTACAGATAGCTTTGATATTGCACTCGCTGCAGAAGAAGTTGATATTTGTGAACCTATGTTTGATGGAGACCCGAGTGATGCAGGATATCAAAACAAGATTGATTATAGAAAAACATTTGCATTTAAAGATTTTACTCTAGAGAGATCCCCTACAAGATATGAGTTTTCATCTATTGATATGACTAACAAACGACATATACCTTTCTCTACAGATTATTTTACTTTGAAAGATTATAGTGCAAAGTGGGATCCCATCCCCACTATGCTAGTGCAAAATCACACTGCCTTAGTGAAAGGTTTTATGGGACAAACTACTTCCTATGATGCTAAGACAGTAAAATCAAATGTACTTGTTATGGGAGAAAATTTGACCAATGGTGAGGCAAGATATATACATGGTATTAAGGGAAAAGGTTTCTTTACATTTTATGGAGGTCATGATCCCGAAGATTATCGTCATAGAGTAGGAGACCCTAAAACAGAGTTAGAGTTGCACCCTAATTCTCCTGGGTATCGTCTTATTTTAAATAACGTTTTATTTCCTGCTGCTCGTAAAAAAAAGCAAAAAACGTAA
- the dnaB gene encoding replicative DNA helicase, translating to MEQIKPTPAYNISKGQVINLEKGKIPPQAIDLEVVVLGALMIDKKGVDEVIDILSPEVFYKDQHKHIFEAIRILFEEGQPVDLLTVSEQLKKMAKLDVAGGDYYLIQLTQKVASSAHIEYHARIILQKFIQRSLIKISNEIIEDAYDETTDVFDLLDQAESKLYEVTQGNVKRSSESAQNLVIQAKKKIEEISNQDGLSGIPTGFHKVDELTSGWQPSDLIIVAARPGMGKTAMTLTMARNMAVDQNIPVAFFSLEMSSVQLITRLISSETGLSSEKLRTGKLEKHEWEQLNVKVKSLEKAPLYIDDTPSLSIFDLRAKARRLASQFGIKIIMIDYLQLMTAGSAQKGGGNREQEISMISRNLKALAKELAVPVIALSQLSRAVETRGGSKRPLLSDLRESGAIEQDADIVSFIYRPEYYKIEEWDDDERSPTEGQGEFIVAKHRNGGLDNIRLKFVGHLGKFDNLDDFHTPYEFASSMNAAANDDTFNPNALPSANDAFGGPSASGLTSEDDDDIPF from the coding sequence ATGGAACAAATCAAGCCTACACCAGCATACAACATTTCTAAAGGTCAAGTGATTAATCTCGAAAAAGGGAAAATTCCACCACAAGCAATTGATCTTGAGGTTGTTGTGCTTGGTGCGCTTATGATTGATAAGAAAGGTGTTGATGAGGTAATTGACATACTTTCTCCAGAAGTATTCTATAAAGATCAACATAAACATATTTTTGAAGCGATACGTATTCTCTTTGAAGAAGGGCAGCCTGTTGACTTATTAACCGTTTCTGAGCAACTCAAGAAAATGGCTAAGCTTGATGTCGCTGGAGGAGACTATTACCTTATACAATTAACTCAAAAAGTAGCGTCTTCTGCCCATATTGAATATCACGCACGTATAATTTTACAGAAATTCATACAGCGATCACTCATTAAAATCTCTAACGAGATCATTGAAGATGCTTATGATGAGACTACAGATGTTTTTGACCTTTTAGATCAAGCAGAGAGCAAGCTTTATGAAGTTACACAAGGGAATGTAAAACGTAGTTCTGAAAGTGCACAAAACTTAGTAATACAAGCAAAAAAGAAAATTGAAGAAATTTCAAACCAAGATGGTCTCTCTGGGATACCCACTGGTTTTCACAAAGTAGATGAGCTTACATCAGGCTGGCAACCTTCAGATTTAATAATTGTAGCGGCTCGTCCAGGTATGGGTAAAACAGCAATGACGCTTACAATGGCTCGTAACATGGCTGTAGATCAAAATATTCCTGTTGCCTTTTTCTCTCTAGAGATGAGTTCTGTACAATTAATTACACGTCTTATTTCTTCAGAAACTGGATTAAGTTCTGAAAAATTACGTACTGGCAAGCTAGAAAAGCATGAATGGGAACAACTAAATGTAAAGGTAAAAAGTCTTGAAAAGGCACCACTTTATATAGATGACACACCATCTTTATCAATTTTTGATTTGAGAGCAAAGGCAAGAAGACTTGCATCACAGTTTGGCATAAAAATCATAATGATAGATTACTTGCAACTTATGACTGCAGGATCTGCACAAAAAGGAGGAGGTAACCGTGAGCAAGAAATCTCGATGATTTCACGTAACCTTAAAGCACTTGCAAAGGAGCTTGCAGTTCCCGTAATTGCGCTGTCACAGCTCTCACGTGCGGTAGAAACTCGTGGAGGTAGTAAAAGACCTTTACTTTCTGACCTACGTGAATCTGGAGCTATTGAGCAGGATGCAGATATAGTATCTTTTATATATCGTCCAGAGTATTATAAGATTGAAGAATGGGATGATGATGAGCGTAGCCCAACAGAAGGACAAGGTGAATTTATTGTAGCAAAACATCGTAATGGTGGTTTAGATAACATCCGCCTTAAATTTGTAGGACACTTAGGTAAATTTGATAATCTTGATGACTTTCATACACCTTATGAATTTGCAAGTAGTATGAATGCAGCAGCAAATGATGATACCTTTAATCCTAATGCGCTACCCTCTGCAAATGATGCTTTTGGAGGGCCTTCTGCTAGTGGTTTAACAAGTGAAGACGACGACGATATTCCATTTTAA
- a CDS encoding acetyl-CoA carboxylase carboxyltransferase subunit alpha, producing the protein MEYLEFELPIKELEEQLEKCALIGQESDVDVTQTCKQIEKKLAATKKDIYKNLTAWQRVQLSRHPNRPYTLDYINAICGDTFVELHGDRNVKDDKAMIGGLGKINDQSFMFIGQQKGYNTKTRQYRNFGMANPEGYRKALRLMKSAEKFGVPVVTIIDTPGAYPGFEAEERGQGEAIARNILEMTRLKVPIIVVIIGEGASGGALGIGVGDKVLMLENTWYSVISPESCSSILWRSWEFKEQAADALKLTAKDMKKQKLIDEIVKEPLGGAHSNRAETFKTVKESILQAYDEFKNLSKEELVEKRMDKYSQMGVFKG; encoded by the coding sequence ATGGAATATTTAGAATTTGAATTACCCATTAAAGAACTAGAAGAGCAGCTAGAAAAATGTGCATTAATAGGCCAAGAAAGTGATGTAGATGTCACGCAAACTTGCAAGCAGATAGAAAAGAAACTAGCCGCGACTAAAAAGGATATCTATAAAAACCTTACAGCCTGGCAACGTGTACAGCTTTCTAGACATCCTAATAGACCATATACATTAGATTATATTAATGCTATTTGCGGTGATACATTTGTAGAACTACATGGAGATCGTAATGTAAAGGACGATAAAGCCATGATAGGAGGCCTCGGGAAGATAAATGATCAATCATTTATGTTTATCGGGCAACAAAAAGGTTACAACACAAAAACGAGACAGTACCGTAACTTTGGGATGGCAAATCCAGAGGGATACCGTAAAGCATTACGCCTTATGAAAAGTGCAGAAAAGTTTGGTGTACCTGTAGTTACAATTATTGATACTCCTGGTGCTTATCCTGGTTTTGAGGCAGAAGAAAGAGGTCAGGGGGAAGCTATTGCTCGAAATATTCTAGAAATGACACGCCTCAAAGTCCCCATTATTGTGGTAATTATAGGTGAAGGTGCCAGTGGCGGAGCTTTAGGTATAGGCGTTGGTGATAAAGTATTGATGCTTGAAAATACTTGGTACTCTGTGATATCTCCAGAATCTTGTTCTTCTATTTTATGGAGAAGCTGGGAGTTTAAAGAACAAGCAGCAGATGCACTTAAGCTTACTGCTAAAGACATGAAAAAACAAAAACTCATTGATGAGATTGTAAAAGAACCTTTAGGGGGAGCACATTCTAATCGTGCAGAGACTTTTAAAACAGTAAAAGAGTCAATTTTACAAGCATACGATGAATTTAAGAACTTATCAAAAGAAGAACTGGTAGAAAAACGCATGGATAAATATTCTCAAATGGGAGTCTTCAAAGGTTAA
- a CDS encoding DMT family transporter: MQSDNLKSYLHFHLIVFIWGFTAVLGALIIIDAVPLVWYRMGLASIFVFIYIKVRGISLKISFKTFLGFAIAGLIIAVHWLTFFGAIKASNVSITLAMMSTGAFFTALLEPIFYKRKLIWYELLFGLIVVGALYIIFEVEPEYQLGIIMALFSAFLSAVFTLINGKFIANHNPTKISFYELSIGTLCITLYLAFAKADTFFSSQFFDLSNMDWIYIMILASFCTAYAFIAAVAVMKHLSPYTIMLTINLEPVYGIVLAFLILGDAERMSTEFYYGAIVILAVVVANGILKNRKRVKAVKEV, translated from the coding sequence ATGCAAAGCGATAACCTAAAGTCATACCTTCATTTTCATTTAATCGTATTTATTTGGGGGTTTACAGCAGTTTTAGGGGCATTGATTATCATCGATGCTGTGCCATTAGTATGGTACAGAATGGGGCTGGCAAGTATATTTGTTTTTATCTATATAAAAGTAAGGGGCATCTCATTAAAGATCTCTTTCAAAACATTTCTTGGCTTTGCAATAGCAGGGTTGATAATAGCGGTTCATTGGCTTACATTTTTTGGGGCAATTAAGGCATCTAATGTTTCCATCACCTTAGCAATGATGAGTACTGGAGCTTTCTTTACAGCCTTGCTCGAACCTATATTTTACAAAAGAAAACTAATCTGGTACGAACTTCTTTTTGGACTTATCGTAGTAGGTGCTTTATATATAATTTTTGAAGTAGAGCCAGAATATCAATTAGGTATTATAATGGCACTATTTTCTGCCTTTCTTTCGGCTGTGTTTACGCTTATTAATGGGAAATTTATTGCAAACCATAATCCTACAAAAATTTCTTTTTATGAATTATCTATAGGTACTTTGTGTATTACATTGTATCTCGCTTTTGCGAAAGCGGACACCTTTTTCTCCTCTCAATTTTTTGATTTATCAAATATGGATTGGATCTATATCATGATTTTAGCTTCTTTTTGTACCGCTTATGCTTTTATTGCTGCAGTAGCCGTGATGAAACACTTAAGCCCTTATACGATCATGCTTACAATTAATCTAGAACCTGTATATGGAATTGTGCTCGCTTTTTTGATTCTAGGTGATGCAGAACGTATGAGTACAGAGTTTTACTATGGAGCAATTGTAATACTTGCTGTGGTCGTAGCAAACGGGATCTTAAAAAATAGGAAAAGAGTCAAGGCTGTAAAAGAGGTTTGA
- a CDS encoding LptF/LptG family permease, translated as MKILDWYIVKRYIGTFVTMLALFVPIGIIVNLAEKIDKILANEVPFGEVALYYLNFTIYFANLLFPLFLFLSVIWFTSKLANNTEVIAFLSSGVSFSRFLRPYIIGATIVCIGAYIMGTYLAPRANRGYNEFIFEYLKKGKKDRETQDVYRQIDEGDYIYVSSFTPSTQTGRNFTWEHFEGNKMTYKMSASRIKFNPEDTTYTLSTFKKREIGENGDILYKQSKLDTVFNFDMDDLTPVEYIAETLNTPELREFIAKERSRGSSYISRYEVTLQKRYSLPVAAYILTIIAVAVSAMKRRGGMGINLAFGIVLAFVFIFFDKVFGTLAEQSDFPPLIAVWTPNILFAILAVYLLQNAKR; from the coding sequence TTGAAAATATTAGACTGGTATATAGTAAAGAGATACATCGGGACTTTTGTCACGATGCTAGCGCTGTTTGTTCCTATAGGAATTATTGTAAACTTGGCTGAGAAGATTGACAAGATACTCGCAAATGAAGTTCCCTTTGGAGAGGTTGCTTTGTACTACCTCAATTTTACTATTTACTTTGCAAATCTTCTATTTCCATTATTTCTATTTCTTTCAGTAATCTGGTTTACCTCAAAACTAGCAAACAATACAGAAGTTATTGCTTTTTTAAGTAGTGGAGTATCCTTTTCACGTTTTCTTAGACCATACATCATTGGAGCAACCATTGTTTGTATAGGAGCTTATATTATGGGAACATATCTTGCCCCTAGAGCCAATAGAGGATATAACGAATTTATATTTGAATATCTTAAAAAAGGAAAAAAAGATAGGGAGACTCAAGATGTGTATAGACAGATTGATGAAGGAGACTATATCTATGTAAGTAGCTTTACTCCCAGTACGCAAACAGGTAGAAATTTTACATGGGAACACTTTGAGGGAAATAAGATGACTTATAAAATGAGTGCATCTCGCATTAAATTTAACCCAGAAGATACTACATACACCTTATCTACATTTAAAAAACGCGAGATTGGTGAAAATGGGGATATTCTGTATAAACAATCTAAGCTTGATACCGTTTTTAATTTTGACATGGATGACCTCACCCCTGTAGAGTATATAGCTGAGACACTTAATACACCTGAGCTCAGAGAATTTATTGCAAAAGAAAGGTCTCGAGGTTCCTCCTACATTAGTAGATATGAAGTTACCTTGCAAAAACGGTATAGCCTACCTGTAGCAGCTTATATACTTACCATTATTGCAGTAGCTGTAAGTGCGATGAAGCGTCGTGGAGGTATGGGAATAAACTTAGCATTTGGAATTGTACTCGCTTTTGTATTTATATTTTTTGATAAAGTATTTGGGACATTAGCAGAGCAGTCAGATTTTCCCCCACTCATTGCAGTTTGGACTCCTAATATTCTTTTTGCCATTTTAGCAGTATATCTATTACAAAATGCAAAGCGATAA
- the tgt gene encoding tRNA guanosine(34) transglycosylase Tgt produces MQFDLLTTDPASQARAGKLTTDHGVIETPIFMPVGTVASVKGVHQRELREDINPDIILGNTYHLYLRPKMEILQKAGGLHKFMNWDRPILTDSGGYQVYSLSGRRKIKEEGVRFKSHVDGSMHLFTPENVMEIQRQIGADIMMAFDECTPYPCDYRYAKRSMHMTHRWLDRCINHFNKTPALYGHEQALFPIVQGSVYKDLRQQSAEYIANADAFGNAIGGLSVGEPAEELYAMTEIVTDILPKEKPRYLMGVGTPINILENIALGVDMFDCVMPTRNARNGMLFTAHGHINIKNLKWEDDFSPIDEMGITWVDTEYSKAYLRHLFKCHELLGMQIATIHNLGFYMWLVREARKHIIAGDFLIWKNKMVQQMDKRL; encoded by the coding sequence ATGCAATTTGACTTACTTACAACAGATCCTGCATCGCAGGCGCGAGCAGGAAAATTAACTACAGATCACGGTGTTATAGAGACACCTATTTTCATGCCAGTGGGTACGGTGGCTTCTGTAAAAGGAGTACACCAGCGTGAGTTGAGAGAAGATATTAATCCAGACATTATTCTTGGAAATACGTATCATTTATACCTACGTCCTAAAATGGAAATCCTTCAAAAAGCTGGTGGACTACATAAATTTATGAATTGGGATCGCCCTATCCTTACGGATAGTGGAGGGTACCAAGTATATTCTTTATCTGGAAGACGAAAAATTAAAGAAGAAGGAGTTCGTTTTAAATCACATGTAGACGGATCGATGCATCTATTTACACCTGAAAATGTGATGGAAATACAACGCCAAATAGGTGCAGACATCATGATGGCCTTTGATGAATGTACGCCTTATCCATGTGACTATAGATATGCAAAGAGATCTATGCATATGACACATAGATGGCTTGATAGGTGTATCAATCATTTTAATAAGACTCCTGCACTTTACGGTCATGAGCAGGCATTATTTCCAATTGTTCAAGGAAGTGTGTATAAAGATTTAAGGCAACAATCTGCAGAATATATTGCAAATGCTGATGCTTTTGGAAATGCTATAGGTGGATTGTCTGTAGGAGAACCTGCAGAAGAGCTCTATGCAATGACAGAAATTGTGACAGATATATTACCTAAAGAGAAACCTAGATACTTAATGGGTGTTGGTACACCTATAAATATCTTAGAAAATATTGCATTAGGAGTAGATATGTTTGACTGTGTGATGCCTACAAGAAATGCCCGTAATGGCATGCTATTTACAGCCCACGGACATATAAATATCAAAAATCTCAAATGGGAAGATGACTTTTCACCTATAGACGAGATGGGAATTACATGGGTAGATACAGAATATAGTAAAGCCTACCTTCGTCATTTATTTAAGTGTCACGAGTTATTAGGAATGCAAATTGCAACAATTCACAATTTAGGATTTTATATGTGGCTTGTAAGAGAAGCTCGTAAGCATATCATTGCTGGGGACTTTTTGATATGGAAAAACAAAATGGTCCAACAAATGGATAAAAGATTGTAA
- a CDS encoding Nramp family divalent metal transporter, with the protein MKAVPFRKLGPGLLFAGAAIGVSHLVQSTRAGADFGFGLLWALLLVNIIKYPFFQFGPRYAAATGKSLLDGYLKLGKPVLWIYFIITLGTMFTIQTAVTIVTAGLAVQLFGITNDIAIWSVAITFFCAAILAIGRYRILDKLMKVIIIVLTLSTLVAVFFAFRESVSTLGSGALSNLGQILPNNSASIAFLIAFMGWMPAPLDISIWHSLWTLEKGQRGKEAVQNSIFDFNVGYTGTIVLGICFMTLGALVMYGSGETFSSRGGIFASQLTRMYTASLGEWAAVLIGIAAFTTMFSTTLTTLDASPRAIAKTTNLLGFGLHKRGYLLWLSILIVGTCVVLFFLISEMGFLVKLATIFSFLTAPFYAICNYLAFKNPDIPKEARLSKPLEIYSLISIFALLGFSAWYLTTLF; encoded by the coding sequence ATGAAAGCGGTGCCTTTTAGAAAGCTAGGTCCAGGATTGCTGTTTGCTGGTGCAGCTATAGGAGTGTCTCACCTCGTACAAAGTACAAGAGCAGGCGCAGACTTTGGGTTTGGGTTGCTCTGGGCGCTGTTGCTAGTTAATATTATTAAATATCCTTTTTTTCAATTTGGACCACGCTACGCGGCGGCGACAGGTAAAAGTTTATTAGATGGCTATCTTAAATTAGGTAAGCCAGTGCTTTGGATATATTTCATCATTACATTAGGTACAATGTTTACTATACAAACGGCGGTCACTATAGTTACGGCTGGTCTGGCAGTGCAGTTATTTGGTATTACTAATGACATTGCAATTTGGAGTGTCGCAATTACATTCTTTTGTGCTGCGATATTAGCCATAGGGAGGTACCGTATCCTCGATAAATTAATGAAGGTGATCATTATTGTATTAACATTAAGTACACTCGTAGCTGTTTTCTTTGCTTTTAGAGAAAGTGTTTCCACATTAGGGTCTGGTGCATTAAGTAACTTAGGACAAATACTTCCTAACAATTCGGCATCAATTGCTTTTTTAATAGCTTTTATGGGATGGATGCCAGCACCATTAGATATTTCTATCTGGCATTCTTTATGGACTTTAGAAAAGGGGCAGCGTGGTAAAGAGGCTGTGCAAAATTCAATATTTGATTTTAATGTAGGATATACAGGAACTATTGTTTTAGGGATATGTTTTATGACGCTAGGAGCCTTAGTTATGTATGGTAGTGGGGAGACCTTTTCTAGTCGAGGAGGGATTTTTGCTAGCCAACTCACACGAATGTATACGGCAAGTTTAGGTGAGTGGGCTGCCGTTTTAATAGGTATTGCGGCATTTACGACTATGTTTAGTACTACGCTCACAACCCTAGATGCATCTCCAAGAGCGATTGCAAAAACGACAAACCTTCTTGGTTTTGGGTTGCATAAGAGAGGTTATTTACTTTGGTTAAGCATTCTTATCGTAGGTACGTGTGTGGTCCTGTTTTTTCTAATAAGTGAGATGGGTTTTTTAGTAAAACTAGCGACTATCTTTTCATTTCTTACAGCTCCATTTTATGCAATTTGTAATTATTTAGCTTTTAAAAACCCTGACATTCCTAAAGAGGCTAGATTATCAAAACCTCTTGAGATATATAGTCTTATAAGTATTTTTGCTTTACTAGGCTTTAGCGCTTGGTATCTCACCACTTTGTTTTAG
- a CDS encoding RNA polymerase sigma factor, with protein MEITSEKLLLEIKRAKDGQQSAFNFLLNSFWNEVYGFQLKRTKNPHDAEDVTIQTFARAFDKLQLFKEEYTFSTWLIAISKNIHIDIVRKRESSIRAQLSERDEEKVRKVIDQNPSPEDALIKEQNLTQLLAFVKQLKPHYQEMINLRYFQEMSYKEMAEEIDEPINNVKVKLLRARRLLSDIIKKADR; from the coding sequence TTGGAAATAACCTCCGAAAAACTATTATTAGAAATTAAACGTGCAAAGGATGGGCAACAAAGTGCTTTTAACTTTTTGCTTAATTCTTTTTGGAATGAGGTGTATGGTTTTCAATTAAAACGAACAAAAAATCCTCATGATGCAGAAGATGTAACCATACAAACTTTTGCAAGAGCCTTTGATAAGCTTCAATTATTTAAGGAGGAATATACATTTAGCACTTGGCTTATAGCCATCTCAAAAAACATACATATTGATATAGTTCGTAAAAGGGAATCTTCTATTAGAGCTCAGCTTTCTGAAAGGGATGAAGAAAAAGTTCGTAAAGTGATTGATCAAAATCCATCTCCAGAAGATGCGCTTATTAAAGAACAAAATTTAACTCAATTGCTTGCTTTCGTAAAGCAGTTGAAACCTCATTATCAAGAAATGATTAACCTACGTTACTTTCAAGAGATGAGTTATAAAGAAATGGCAGAAGAAATTGACGAGCCTATCAATAATGTGAAAGTAAAATTATTACGTGCGAGAAGGCTATTGTCTGATATTATAAAAAAAGCAGATCGATGA
- a CDS encoding glycosyltransferase, producing MEQLNTLLFYIFLGATIINVAFYLFYSRFAFAKAEKSKHKITPPISVLVCAKNEEGNLKNNIPKVLEQEYPCFEVILINDASTDKTGEVIEDFALSDARVKELQVRYNEKFWGNKKYALTLGIKKATYEHLVFIDADCVPASKNWLALMASQFVPQKEIVLGYGGYSKIKGSGLNKLIRFETVNTAIQYFSWALAGKAYMGVGRNLSYTSGLFYKHNGFSKHMSIRGGDDDLFVSEAATSINVSVQEDPESFTYSFPKESFSDWLIQKRRHISTSSHYKGLHQFFLGIFFLSQLLFICLMIPVITFVEEHYIVLLIILIRYSITWSVTVMAGVKFREKDILIFYPILEIGLVCVQLGIFITNLISKPKRWK from the coding sequence TTGGAACAACTCAACACGTTATTATTTTATATTTTTTTAGGAGCCACAATTATTAATGTGGCTTTTTATCTTTTTTATAGTCGTTTCGCTTTCGCGAAAGCGGAAAAATCAAAACACAAAATCACACCTCCCATTTCAGTTTTGGTTTGCGCAAAAAATGAGGAAGGAAATCTAAAAAATAACATTCCAAAAGTTTTAGAACAAGAGTATCCTTGCTTTGAAGTTATCTTAATAAACGACGCTTCTACAGATAAGACAGGAGAAGTTATAGAAGACTTTGCTTTAAGTGATGCTCGCGTCAAAGAATTGCAAGTGCGTTACAATGAAAAGTTTTGGGGAAATAAAAAATATGCACTCACACTAGGAATTAAAAAAGCAACTTATGAACATTTAGTTTTTATAGATGCAGACTGTGTTCCTGCCTCTAAGAATTGGTTAGCACTGATGGCTTCCCAGTTTGTACCTCAGAAAGAGATTGTGTTAGGCTATGGTGGTTATTCCAAAATCAAGGGCTCTGGGCTCAATAAATTAATACGTTTTGAGACTGTAAACACCGCTATACAATATTTTAGTTGGGCACTAGCTGGAAAGGCTTATATGGGTGTGGGGCGTAATCTTAGTTATACTTCTGGACTTTTTTACAAGCACAATGGATTTTCAAAGCATATGTCTATACGTGGTGGTGATGATGATCTTTTTGTGAGTGAGGCTGCTACTTCAATTAATGTCTCTGTGCAGGAAGACCCAGAGAGTTTTACATATTCTTTTCCTAAAGAGAGTTTTTCAGATTGGCTCATTCAAAAAAGAAGGCACATAAGTACATCAAGTCACTATAAAGGTTTACATCAGTTTTTTTTAGGTATTTTTTTTCTGTCACAACTATTATTTATATGCTTGATGATTCCAGTAATTACCTTTGTTGAGGAACACTATATCGTGCTTCTTATAATTCTCATTAGATATAGTATTACATGGTCTGTGACTGTAATGGCAGGGGTGAAATTTAGAGAAAAAGATATTTTAATTTTCTACCCTATTTTAGAAATAGGTCTAGTTTGTGTTCAATTAGGTATATTTATCACAAACCTGATTTCAAAACCTAAGCGTTGGAAATAA
- a CDS encoding membrane or secreted protein encodes MELLFITLALLGLSVGGIAIKIWAKKDGKFAGTCASQSPFLNKDGEACSMCGKMPEEMGDCSQDLKA; translated from the coding sequence ATGGAATTATTATTTATTACTCTGGCTTTATTGGGTCTTTCAGTAGGAGGAATAGCTATTAAAATTTGGGCTAAAAAAGACGGTAAATTTGCAGGTACTTGTGCTAGTCAAAGTCCATTTTTAAATAAGGATGGAGAAGCTTGTAGTATGTGCGGCAAGATGCCAGAAGAGATGGGAGATTGTTCTCAGGACCTAAAAGCCTAG